In Paraburkholderia terrae, a genomic segment contains:
- a CDS encoding phage tail tip lysozyme gives MNTLSLLNGVGSVSGLSPVAGAQGNGPSQDTSIANLLSDIAKLIDGGGAAQGTGQSAGTAGASAGSNSGLSQFFADLAAMLRDPDGTGAQGGAGGAPAGAPSGGYDNFAAMPGSGTPVGGYGAGGGGSGAAGFGNSGAINNAAANGASTNGAAASASSSTPSASSGASPEGLSTAPQTQALSPAQSKQTADAYVSNLQKDFGLTKDQAAGIVANLWHESGGMNSGINQGGKIGAPSSNMADDNANGYGIAQWGGTRKQGLLDYARQHNLDPSSEAANYGYLKQELQTSQAGAIAAVKGTNSAQAATQAFCNAFEQPSDPQMASRLGYLNQILA, from the coding sequence AATGGCCCGTCTCAGGACACGTCGATTGCGAATCTGCTGAGCGATATTGCGAAGCTGATCGACGGCGGCGGGGCCGCACAAGGCACCGGACAGAGCGCGGGGACTGCGGGTGCATCGGCGGGCAGCAATAGCGGTCTGTCGCAGTTCTTCGCCGATCTTGCAGCCATGCTGCGCGACCCCGACGGCACGGGTGCGCAAGGCGGCGCGGGTGGTGCGCCTGCGGGCGCGCCGTCTGGTGGCTACGATAATTTTGCAGCGATGCCCGGCAGTGGGACACCTGTCGGCGGGTACGGCGCAGGCGGTGGTGGCAGTGGAGCGGCCGGCTTCGGCAATAGTGGCGCAATCAATAACGCCGCAGCCAATGGCGCGAGCACTAACGGCGCAGCCGCTTCCGCGTCATCTTCAACGCCCAGCGCATCTTCCGGCGCATCACCCGAAGGACTCAGCACCGCGCCGCAAACCCAAGCCTTGTCGCCTGCGCAAAGCAAGCAAACCGCCGATGCCTACGTCAGCAATCTGCAAAAGGACTTCGGGCTCACGAAGGATCAGGCGGCGGGCATCGTCGCGAACCTGTGGCACGAAAGCGGCGGCATGAACTCCGGCATCAACCAGGGCGGCAAGATCGGCGCGCCAAGTTCGAACATGGCCGACGACAACGCGAACGGCTACGGCATCGCGCAATGGGGCGGCACGCGCAAGCAAGGTTTGCTCGACTACGCGCGCCAGCACAACCTTGATCCGTCGAGCGAAGCCGCGAACTACGGCTATCTGAAACAGGAATTGCAGACCTCGCAGGCGGGCGCAATCGCGGCCGTCAAGGGCACAAATAGCGCACAGGCCGCGACGCAGGCGTTCTGCAACGCATTCGAGCAGCCGTCCGATCCGCAGATGGCATCGCGTCTCGGGTATTTGAACCAGATACTTGCGTAA